In one Amaranthus tricolor cultivar Red isolate AtriRed21 chromosome 8, ASM2621246v1, whole genome shotgun sequence genomic region, the following are encoded:
- the LOC130820674 gene encoding transcription factor bHLH25-like — protein MDMSSGDWLSDLAKEDPRSIMNHCDMMMMMNSNINDDLFENIYEVQDNIMETEHDFDSSVWETNNNNNNNNNNSSSSWSSSGQLICFGSSEFETKPKIKKNGGKKVDNNWSTASKEHVVAERKRREKMTRGFLSLYALIPHLHKMDKASILADATEYIKELEEQAKKLEGQSTKRIVESVYLVNNIMPNQQLLIQNNNNNNNNNNNNNVLEIEAKMLNNNILIRIHSLKKEGLIQKILEEIVNLRLTTINCITIPFGTYAIDVTIIAQVSDDFDMTTKDLMKHLREVLQNYIF, from the exons ATGGATATGTCATCTGGTGATTGGTTATCTGATCTT GCCAAGGAAGATCCAAGAAGTATAATGAATCATtgtgatatgatgatgatgatgaactcAAATATAAATGATGATTTGTTTGAGAATATTTATGAAGTGcaagataatataatggaaaCAGAACATGATTTTGATTCATCAGTTTGggaaactaataataataataataataataataataatagtagtagtagttGGAGTTCATCTGGGCAGCTTATATGTTTTGGGAGTTCAGAGTTTGAAACAAAGcctaagattaagaaaaatggtGGTAAGAAAGTAGATAATAATTGGTCAACTGCTTCAAAAGAACATGTTGTTGCTGAAAGGAAACGTAGGGAGAAGATGACTCGAGGCTTTCTTTCTCTGTATGCCCTAATTCCTCACCTGCACAAG ATGGATAAGGCATCAATCCTGGCAGATGCAACTGAGTATATaaaagaacttgaagaacaagCTAAAAAGCTAGAGGGGCAAAGTACAAAAAGAATAGTGGAGTCTGTTTATCTTGTTAACAACATCATGCCAAACCAACaattattaatacaaaataataataataataataataataataataataataatgtcttggAAATTGAAGCCAAGATGTTAAATAACAATATTCTCATCAGAATTCACTCTCTAAAAAAGGAAGGCCTTATTCAGAAAATTCTAGAAGAAATTGTCAACCTTAGACTAACAACTATCAACTGTATAACAATCCCTTTTGGCACCTATGCTATTGATGTCACCATTATTGCTCAG GTGAGTGATGATTTTGACATGACAACAAAAGATTTGATGAAGCACCTAAGAGAAGTTCTTCAAAATTACATTTTCTAA